A single region of the Tigriopus californicus strain San Diego chromosome 8, Tcal_SD_v2.1, whole genome shotgun sequence genome encodes:
- the LOC131885062 gene encoding choline transporter-like protein 1 has product MRFFKKNKITSRRFDGEHNHEDNFEGPLDKRGCTDCLCLLIFAAFLAGMIALFVLAAIQGDPYRVTQGYDIQGNVCGKKNTLLDGIPLSGQNLVDSPFLHFNLVRHAQILGEDALNQALSGHDGTSLSDESNRNRSEKVIFCYSGVKGGPSSSTTTTTTTTTTTTTTTTTTRTASGSNSGGTGALRKVPSLVVAIKPSSLVPETHAKVGLEPRSGAVSNQADIVTISQKGHRTDEPTIRVLKLKYDAIEIGHLEQEHQSMTALLTGDGDIQVFRIAKLESQDANSNQTFQTAQMYESHGQETIKSLLSLDPLTTSLTAGGSCRYCVKNCPENYKAYFSRCIPVFAEDKAEQFYSGSGMSGFIGDVIADLKISWKEILYISLIAFGLSVLVTLLFRFFARVIVYLILVLAIIALLAGTAFLWVIWYLKRDYFNDHYFGSANSTNATNEKGQGENELNDRNVAQRLSQAHNQEEVRTFLIGAIVASVVTVILLLIIFVLRKRLKLVIQLFVEAGRAIQSMPLLILQPLWTCLSVAVIIVLWILGLILIESTGEADEHQSTGFVTYRKSEVFKWMRLYHLFGLLWLVQFVKACQHLVIAGAVATWYFSKIKNKLGLPIWRSFWRLVRYHLGSVALGSFLVALIQFIRIIMKQIEKRVKNYGGAGKVAQACLKCCQCCLFCFEKVLKYINKNAYIEVAIYGYSFCKAAKKAFQHIQSNLIRVAAINSVGNFILLLGKIAIVVATIFVGIEIMESKSPESDGRTVTHIWAPVLVGGLIAYIIADCFISVYGMTIDTIFLCFCEDCDRNDGISKPYFMSKGLMEFVDNSRKALEAAERRKVLSKGVETSNSKSQFMGDTQTSLTMVD; this is encoded by the exons ATGAGATTTTTCAAGAAGAATAAGATCACATCTCGTCGG TTTGATGGAGAGCACAACCACGAAGATAATTTCGAAGGTCCATTGGACAAACGAGGCTGCACGGACTGCCTTTGCCTGCTCATATTTGCGGCCTTTCTCGCGGGAatg ATAGCCCTATTCGTGTTGGCAGCCATCCAAGGTGATCCCTATCGCGTGACCCAGGGTTATGATATCCAGGGAAATGTTTGCGGAAAGAAGAATACTCTGTTGGATGGGATTCCTCTCAGCGGTCAAAACCTGGTCGACTCTCC GTTCTTGCATTTCAATCTCGTTCGTCATGCACAAATCTTGGGCGAGGATGCTTTGAATCAAGCTCTCTCAGGCCATGATGGGACGTCCCTTTCCGACGAGTCCAATCGGAATCGATCGGAAAAGGTGATCTTTTGCTATTCGGGGGTGAAAGGTGGTCCATCAAGttccaccacaaccaccaccactactactacaacaacgacaacgacaacaacgacgacgaggacggcCTCTGGTTCAAACTCAGGCGGAACAGGAGCTCTTCGTAAAGTTCCTTCCTTAGTTGTGGCAATTAAGCCTTCGAGCTTGGTCCCTGAAACTCATGCAAAAGTTGGGTTGGAGCCAAGGTCAGGTGCAGTCTCCAACCAGGCGGATATAGTTACCATTTCTCAGAAAGGCCACCGAACAGATGAGCCCACCATTCGGGTGCTGAAACTGAAATACGATGCCATAGAAATAGGTCACCTTGAGCAAGAACATCAGTCCATGACAGCCTTGCTCACCGGGGACGGAGACATTCAAGTTTTCCGCATAGCCAAATTGGAATCCCAAGATGCCAACTCGAACCAAACATTTCAGACAGCGCAAATGTACGAGAGCCATGGCCAAGAGACGATAAAGAGCTTGCTTTCACTCGATCCTTTGACCACGAGCTTGACAGCGGGAGGATCTTGTCGCTATTGTGTGAAAAATTGTCCAGAAAACTA TAAAGCTTATTTTTCCCGATGTATTCCCGTTTTCGCCGAGGACAAGGCTGAACAATTCTATTCTGGAAGTGGGATGAGTGGTTTCATTGGCGACGTCATTGCAGATCTGAAAATCTCGTGGAAGGAAATCCTGTACATTAGCCTCATTGCATTCG GATTATCGGTCCTGGTGACCCTACTCTTTCGCTTCTTTGCCAGGGTTATTGTATATTTGATATTGGTACTAGCAATCATTGCCCTCTTGGCAGGCACGGCGTTTCTATG GGTAATTTGGTACTTGAAGCGCGATTACTTCAACGATCATTACTTCGGGAGTG CTAATTCCACCAATGCTACTAACGAGAAAGGTCAGGGGGAGAATGAGCTCAATGATCGAAATGTAGCCCAAAGACTATCTCAAGCTCACAATCAAGAAGAGGTTCGGACTTTCTTAATTGGTGCTATTGTTGCTTCCGTGGTCACG GTGATACTCCTTCTGATCATTTTCGTTCTGAGAAAACGTCTCAAACTGGTGATTCAATTGTTTGTTGAGGCAGGACGAGCCATTCAATCTATGCCTTTGTTGATCCTCCAGCCACTTTGG ACTTGTTTATCAGTGGCCGTCATCATCGTCCTTTGGATTTTGGGGCTTATTTTGATCGAGTCCACCGGAGAGGCAGATGAGCATCAAAGTACAGGATTCGTAACTTACCGTAAATCCGAGGTTTTTAAGTGGATGAGACTGTATCATCTTTTTGGACTGCTTTGGTTGGTTCAATTCGTTAAAGCCTGTCAACACTTGGTCATTGCGGGCGCCGTGGCGACTTggtatttttcaaa GATAAAAAATAAGCTTGGTCTGCCCATTTGGAGGAGTTTTTGGCGCCTGGTTCGCTACCATTTGGGCTCTGTGGCCTTGGGCTCGTTTCTAGTGGCCTTAATTCAATTCATACGAATCATCATGAAGCAGATTGAGAAGAGAGTGAAAAACTACGGAGGAGCCGGAAAAGTTGCCCAAGCTTGCTTGAAGTGTTGCCAATGTTGCCTTTTCTGCTTCGAAAAAGTTCTGAAATATATCAACAAGAACGCTTACATCGAAGTGG CGATTTACGGCTACAGCTTTTGCAAGGCTGCCAAGAAAGCCTTCCAACATATTCAATCCAATCTGATCCGCGTGGCTGCCATCAACTCGGTGGGGAATTTTATCCTACTCCTTGGAAAAATCGCTATTGTGGTGGCCACTATCTTCGTTGGCATTGAAATCATGGAG AGCAAATCTCCGGAATCCGATGGACGTACTGTGACGCACATTTGGGCACCTGTTCTGGTTGGTGGTCTCATTGCCTACATCATTGCCGACTGTTTCATCTCTGTTTATGGg ATGACGATTGATACGATTTTCTTATGCTTTTGCGAGGATTGCGACCGAAACGACGGAATTTCTAAGCCTTACTTCATGAGTAAAGGCTTAATG GAGTTTGTTGACAACAGTCGAAAGGCCTTGGAAGCTGCAGAAAGGCGGAAAGTTCTATCGAAGGGCGTTGAAACGTCAAACAGCAAATCCCAATTCATGGGCGACACTCAAACAAGTTTGACGATGGTTGACTAA